One stretch of Cedecea neteri DNA includes these proteins:
- a CDS encoding DUF484 domain-containing protein, producing MKNAEEQQEALLELNDLAVAEYLQRNPDFFIRNAHQVESMQVPHPVRGTVSLVEWHMARSRNHINNLEENMTLLMEQASANEGLFYRLLKLQGRLASASSLQEMLNRLHRWAREIGLAGANVRLFADRWRIGAPSDFTHLALNRQAFEPLRIQRLGESQHYLGPLNGPELLLVLPQAKAIGSVAMSLMGNDGDLGVLLFSSRDPQHYQQGQGTQLLHELALMLPDLLERWVERA from the coding sequence ATGAAGAATGCCGAGGAACAGCAAGAAGCCCTTCTTGAGCTTAACGATCTCGCCGTTGCCGAATACTTACAGCGCAACCCCGATTTCTTTATTCGCAATGCCCACCAGGTGGAGAGCATGCAGGTTCCTCACCCGGTTCGCGGCACCGTTTCGCTGGTGGAATGGCATATGGCCCGCAGCCGTAACCATATCAACAACCTCGAAGAGAACATGACGTTGTTGATGGAGCAGGCGAGCGCCAACGAAGGCCTGTTCTACCGGCTGCTGAAGCTTCAGGGCAGGCTGGCCTCGGCGTCCAGCCTGCAGGAGATGCTGAACCGGCTGCACCGCTGGGCGCGGGAAATCGGGCTGGCGGGGGCGAATGTCCGGCTTTTTGCCGACCGCTGGCGCATCGGCGCTCCCTCGGACTTTACCCATCTGGCATTGAATCGTCAGGCCTTTGAGCCGCTGCGCATTCAGCGCCTTGGCGAAAGCCAGCACTATCTTGGCCCACTCAATGGCCCGGAGCTGTTGCTGGTCTTGCCGCAGGCGAAAGCGATTGGTTCCGTTGCTATGTCGCTGATGGGCAACGACGGCGATCTTGGCGTTCTGCTGTTTAGCAGCCGCGACCCGCAACACTATCAGCAGGGACAGGGCACTCAGCTGCTGCACGAGCTTGCGCTGATGCTGCCCGATCTGCTGGAGCGCTGGGTTGAGCGTGCATGA
- the xerC gene encoding tyrosine recombinase XerC, translated as MTASVLTSHVDGFLRYLKVERQLSPLTLLNYRRQLTAIIHIAEEMKLSGWQQCDAAAVRSLAVRSRRAGLQASSLALRLSALRSFFDWMIGQGELKANPAKGITTPKAGRHLPKNIEVDDVNHLLDIDLNDPLAVRDRAMLEVMYGAGLRLSELVNMNCGHLDLSTGEVWVMGKGSKERRVPVGRSAVTWVEHWLDLRELFGPDDDALFLAKTGKRISARNVQKRFAEWGIRQGLSSHVHPHKLRHSFATHMLESSGDLRAVQELLGHANLSTTQIYTHLDFQHLASVYDAAHPRAKRGKS; from the coding sequence ATGACCGCTTCCGTATTAACCTCTCACGTTGATGGCTTTCTTCGATATCTGAAGGTTGAGCGCCAGCTCAGCCCGCTCACTCTCCTGAACTACCGGCGCCAACTCACGGCGATTATCCACATTGCCGAAGAGATGAAGCTCAGCGGCTGGCAGCAATGCGACGCCGCCGCCGTGCGTTCTCTGGCCGTGCGTAGCCGCAGAGCTGGCCTGCAGGCCTCCAGCCTGGCGCTAAGACTTTCAGCACTGCGCAGCTTTTTTGACTGGATGATCGGCCAGGGAGAGCTAAAGGCGAATCCGGCCAAAGGCATCACTACGCCAAAAGCTGGTCGTCACCTGCCGAAGAACATCGAAGTCGATGATGTAAACCATCTGCTGGACATCGATCTGAACGATCCGCTGGCGGTACGTGACCGTGCGATGCTGGAAGTCATGTACGGCGCAGGCCTGCGTCTTTCAGAACTGGTGAACATGAACTGTGGCCACCTCGATCTTTCGACCGGTGAAGTCTGGGTGATGGGGAAGGGCAGCAAAGAGCGCCGCGTACCCGTTGGGCGCAGTGCGGTCACCTGGGTTGAGCACTGGTTGGATCTGCGTGAGCTGTTTGGCCCGGACGATGATGCGCTCTTCCTGGCGAAGACGGGCAAACGAATATCCGCCCGCAACGTGCAAAAGCGGTTTGCTGAGTGGGGCATCAGGCAAGGGTTAAGCAGCCACGTACATCCGCATAAACTGCGCCACTCTTTTGCCACGCATATGCTGGAGTCCAGCGGTGATTTGCGCGCCGTTCAGGAGCTGCTCGGGCACGCCAATCTTTCCACCACCCAAATTTATACCCATCTCGACTTTCAACATTTAGCCTCGGTGTATGATGCCGCGCATCCACGCGCCAAACGGGGGAAATCGTAA
- the rarD gene encoding EamA family transporter RarD yields MDPKQTRQGVMLALTAYFIWGIAPVYFKLIHYVPATEILTHRVIWSFFFMLALITVCRQWPQVKRSCQNRKKILALALSAVLIGGNWLLYIWAVNNHHMLEASLGYFINPLVNVVLGMLFLAERFRRMQWVAVLLAACGVLVQLWTFGSLPIIGLGLAFSFAFYGLIRKKIAVDAQTGMLFETLWLLPIAAIYLFGIANSATSHMGMNPWSLNLMLIAAGVITTVPLLCFTAAATRLRLSTLGFFQYLGPTLMFLLAVTFYDEVVSEDKLITFGFIWAALALFIADAIYTQRRTKALSAK; encoded by the coding sequence ATGGATCCGAAACAGACGCGTCAGGGAGTCATGCTTGCCCTGACGGCCTACTTTATCTGGGGCATCGCGCCGGTATATTTCAAACTTATTCACTACGTACCGGCCACCGAAATCCTGACCCACCGCGTTATCTGGTCGTTCTTCTTTATGCTGGCGCTGATCACCGTCTGCCGCCAGTGGCCGCAGGTCAAACGTTCCTGCCAGAACCGTAAAAAAATCCTCGCGCTGGCGTTAAGCGCCGTGCTGATTGGCGGTAACTGGCTGCTTTATATCTGGGCAGTCAATAATCACCACATGCTGGAAGCCAGCCTGGGCTACTTCATCAACCCTCTGGTCAACGTTGTGCTGGGCATGCTGTTTTTAGCCGAGCGCTTCCGCCGTATGCAGTGGGTTGCCGTATTGCTGGCGGCCTGCGGCGTGCTGGTGCAGCTGTGGACTTTTGGCTCGCTGCCGATAATCGGCCTGGGCCTCGCCTTCAGCTTTGCTTTCTACGGTCTGATCCGCAAAAAAATTGCCGTAGATGCACAGACCGGAATGCTGTTTGAAACGCTGTGGCTGCTGCCGATTGCGGCCATTTACCTGTTTGGCATCGCCAATAGCGCCACCAGCCATATGGGCATGAACCCGTGGTCGCTGAACCTGATGCTTATCGCTGCAGGCGTGATTACCACCGTGCCGCTGCTCTGTTTTACGGCCGCCGCGACGCGTCTGCGCCTGTCAACGCTGGGTTTCTTCCAGTATCTGGGGCCAACGCTGATGTTCCTGCTGGCGGTGACGTTCTATGACGAAGTGGTGAGCGAAGATAAGCTGATCACGTTTGGATTTATCTGGGCGGCGCTGGCGCTGTTTATCGCCGACGCGATTTACACTCAGCGGCGCACCAAAGCCCTGTCGGCGAAGTAG
- the dapF gene encoding diaminopimelate epimerase encodes MQFSKMHGLGNDFMVVDAVTQNVYFSPELIRRLADRHHGVGFDQLLIVEPPYDPDLDFHYRIFNADGSEVSQCGNGARCFARFVRLKGLTNKREIRVSTANGRMVLSVTEDETVRVNMGEPNFEPSQVPFRANKAEKTYIMRAAEQTIMCGVVSMGNPHCVIQVDDIETAAVETLGPVMEGHERFPERANIGFMQVVSREHIRLRVYERGAGETQACGSGACGAVAVGIQQGLLAEQVRVELPGGRLDIAWKGPGSPLYMTGPAAHVYDGFIHL; translated from the coding sequence ATGCAGTTCTCTAAAATGCATGGCCTCGGTAATGACTTTATGGTCGTCGACGCGGTGACGCAGAATGTTTATTTCTCTCCGGAGCTGATCCGGCGCCTGGCGGATCGTCATCATGGTGTGGGTTTCGATCAGCTGCTGATCGTTGAGCCACCGTACGATCCCGATCTCGACTTCCATTACCGGATCTTTAACGCCGACGGCAGTGAAGTTTCCCAGTGTGGCAACGGCGCACGCTGTTTTGCCCGCTTTGTGCGCCTGAAAGGGCTGACCAATAAGCGTGAAATTCGCGTCAGCACCGCCAATGGCCGAATGGTTCTGAGCGTCACGGAAGATGAGACGGTGCGCGTCAACATGGGCGAGCCGAACTTCGAACCTTCTCAGGTACCGTTCCGGGCAAACAAAGCGGAAAAGACCTATATTATGCGTGCCGCCGAACAAACCATTATGTGCGGCGTGGTTTCAATGGGTAACCCGCACTGCGTGATTCAGGTCGATGACATCGAAACCGCCGCGGTAGAGACTTTGGGACCGGTGATGGAAGGCCATGAGCGCTTCCCGGAACGTGCCAACATCGGCTTTATGCAGGTGGTAAGCCGCGAACACATCCGACTGCGCGTTTATGAGCGCGGCGCGGGTGAAACCCAGGCCTGCGGCAGCGGCGCCTGTGGTGCAGTGGCGGTTGGCATTCAGCAAGGATTACTGGCGGAGCAGGTGCGGGTTGAACTGCCCGGCGGTCGCCTTGATATCGCCTGGAAAGGGCCCGGTTCACCGCTGTATATGACCGGCCCGGCGGCCCACGTCTATGATGGATTTATACATCTATGA
- the corA gene encoding magnesium/cobalt transporter CorA: MLSAFQLENNRLARLELDETDTLANSVWVDLVEPEESERERVQTELGQSLATRPELEDIEASARFFEDEDGLHIHSFFFFEDADDHAGNSTVAFTIREGRLYTLRERELPAFRLYRMRARNQSMVDGNAWELLLDLFETKIEQLADEIENIYSDLEQLSRVIMEGHQGDEYDAALSTLAELEDIGWKVRLCLMDTQRALNFLVRKARLPGSQLEQAREILRDIESLLPHNESLFQKVNFLMQAAMGFINIEQNRIIKIFSVVSVVFLPPTLVASSYGMNFEFMPELKWSFGYPGAIIFMMLAGLAPYLYFKRKNWL, encoded by the coding sequence ATGCTGAGCGCATTTCAACTGGAAAATAATCGCCTTGCCCGCCTTGAGCTGGACGAGACGGATACCCTTGCCAACTCGGTATGGGTCGATCTCGTCGAGCCGGAAGAGAGCGAGCGAGAGCGTGTGCAAACGGAACTTGGCCAAAGCCTGGCAACTCGACCAGAGCTGGAAGACATCGAGGCGTCCGCGCGTTTCTTCGAGGACGAAGACGGCCTTCACATCCACTCCTTTTTCTTCTTTGAAGATGCGGACGATCACGCGGGCAACAGCACGGTCGCTTTTACGATTCGTGAAGGCCGCCTGTATACGCTGCGTGAACGCGAACTGCCGGCATTTCGCCTCTATCGTATGCGTGCCCGTAATCAGTCGATGGTGGACGGTAACGCGTGGGAACTGCTGCTGGACCTGTTTGAAACCAAAATCGAACAGCTGGCGGATGAAATCGAAAACATCTATAGCGACCTGGAGCAGCTCAGCCGGGTGATCATGGAAGGGCATCAGGGCGACGAATACGATGCCGCGCTTTCGACGCTGGCAGAGCTGGAAGATATCGGCTGGAAAGTTCGCCTGTGCCTGATGGATACCCAGCGCGCGCTTAACTTCCTCGTGCGTAAAGCGCGTTTGCCGGGCAGCCAGCTGGAACAGGCTCGCGAAATTCTGCGAGATATCGAATCCCTGCTGCCGCATAACGAATCGCTGTTCCAGAAGGTTAACTTCCTGATGCAGGCGGCGATGGGTTTTATCAACATCGAGCAGAACCGCATCATCAAGATCTTCTCGGTGGTCTCGGTTGTCTTCCTGCCGCCGACGCTGGTGGCGTCCAGCTACGGGATGAACTTCGAGTTTATGCCTGAGCTGAAGTGGAGCTTTGGCTACCCCGGCGCGATTATCTTTATGATGCTCGCCGGCTTAGCGCCTTATCTCTACTTTAAGCGCAAAAACTGGTTGTAA
- the yigI gene encoding acyl-CoA thioesterase YigI yields MSSPVLTTEAALKLVGEIFVYHMPFNRALGLELDRYDKAFAQLSFNNQPMMVGNWAQSILHGGVIASALDVAAGLVCVGSTLTRHDTITEDELRQRLSKMGTIDLRVDYLRPGRGERFTASSSLLRAGNKVAVARVELHNQDQLHIASATATYMVG; encoded by the coding sequence ATGTCTTCCCCTGTTCTGACCACAGAAGCCGCCCTCAAGCTGGTGGGCGAAATCTTCGTGTATCACATGCCTTTTAACCGTGCACTAGGCCTGGAACTGGACCGATACGACAAAGCCTTTGCCCAGCTGAGCTTTAATAATCAGCCAATGATGGTGGGAAACTGGGCACAAAGTATTTTGCATGGCGGCGTTATCGCCTCCGCGCTGGACGTTGCGGCAGGCCTGGTCTGCGTGGGCAGCACGCTGACGCGCCATGACACCATCACCGAAGACGAGCTGCGCCAGCGCCTGTCAAAAATGGGCACCATCGATTTGCGCGTTGATTATCTGCGTCCCGGTCGAGGAGAACGCTTCACGGCCAGCAGCAGCCTCCTGCGTGCCGGGAATAAAGTCGCGGTGGCACGCGTGGAGCTGCATAACCAGGATCAGCTGCACATCGCCAGCGCGACGGCTACCTACATGGTAGGGTAA
- the uvrD gene encoding DNA helicase II → MDVSYLLDSLNDKQREAVAATRSNMLVLAGAGSGKTRVLVHRIAWLMTVENCSPYSIMAVTFTNKAAAEMRHRIGQLMGTSQGGMWVGTFHGLAHRLLRAHHMDANLPQDFQILDSEDQLRLLKRLIKAMNLDDKQWPARQAMWYINGKKDEGLRPHHVESYGNPVEQTWQKVYQAYQEACDRAGLVDFAELLLRAHELWLNKPHILNHYRERFTNILVDEFQDTNSIQYAWIRLLAGDTGKVMIVGDDDQSIYGWRGAQVENIQRFLNDFPGAQTIRLEQNYRSTNNILNAANALIANNSGRLGKELWTDGSDGEPISIYCAFNELDEARFVVNRIKTWQENGGALEKCAILYRSNAQSRVLEEALLQGSMPYRIYGGMRFFERQEIKDALSYLRLMANRNDDAAFERVVNTPTRGIGDRTLDVVRQTARDQQLTLWQSCRLLLQEKALAGRAASALQRFMELIDALAHETADMPLHVQTDRVIKDSGLFMMYEQEKGEKGQTRIENLEELVTATRQFSYNDEDEDLMPLQAFLSHAALEAGEGQADTWQDAVQLMTLHSAKGLEFPQVFIVGMEEGMFPSQMSLDEGGRLEEERRLAYVGVTRAMQKLTLTYAETRRLYGKEAYHRPSRFIGELPENCVEEVRLRASISRPVSHQRMGTPIAQNDSGFSLGQRVRHPKFGEGTIVNLEGSGEHSRLQVAFQGQGIKWLVAAYARLETV, encoded by the coding sequence ATGGACGTTTCTTACCTGCTCGACAGCCTCAACGATAAACAGCGCGAAGCGGTTGCCGCCACGCGCAGCAATATGCTGGTGCTGGCCGGGGCAGGCAGTGGTAAGACGCGCGTGCTTGTACACCGCATTGCGTGGCTGATGACGGTAGAAAACTGCTCGCCTTACTCCATCATGGCGGTGACCTTTACCAACAAAGCGGCGGCGGAAATGCGTCACCGTATTGGCCAACTGATGGGCACCAGCCAGGGCGGCATGTGGGTCGGTACCTTCCACGGCCTTGCGCACCGTCTGCTGCGCGCTCACCACATGGATGCAAACCTGCCGCAGGACTTCCAGATCCTCGACAGCGAAGATCAGCTGCGCCTGCTTAAGCGCCTGATTAAAGCCATGAACCTGGATGATAAGCAGTGGCCTGCGCGCCAGGCGATGTGGTACATCAACGGTAAAAAAGATGAAGGGTTGCGTCCGCACCACGTCGAAAGCTACGGTAATCCGGTGGAGCAAACCTGGCAGAAGGTTTACCAGGCCTATCAGGAAGCCTGCGACCGCGCCGGGCTGGTGGACTTTGCCGAGCTGCTGCTGCGCGCCCACGAGCTATGGCTGAACAAGCCGCACATCCTGAACCACTACCGCGAGCGCTTCACCAATATCCTGGTGGACGAATTCCAGGATACCAACAGCATCCAGTATGCGTGGATCCGCCTGCTGGCCGGAGATACCGGTAAAGTGATGATCGTGGGCGATGATGACCAGTCGATCTATGGCTGGCGTGGCGCTCAGGTAGAAAATATCCAGCGCTTCCTGAATGACTTCCCGGGGGCGCAAACTATCCGTCTGGAGCAAAACTACCGCTCGACGAACAACATTCTGAATGCGGCCAACGCCCTGATCGCCAATAACTCCGGCCGACTCGGCAAAGAGCTGTGGACTGACGGCAGCGACGGCGAGCCTATCTCAATCTATTGTGCGTTCAACGAGCTGGACGAAGCCCGCTTCGTGGTCAACCGCATTAAAACCTGGCAGGAAAACGGCGGCGCGCTGGAGAAGTGTGCCATTCTGTACCGCAGTAACGCCCAGTCGCGCGTGCTGGAAGAGGCGCTGCTGCAGGGAAGCATGCCGTACCGTATCTACGGCGGGATGCGCTTCTTTGAACGCCAGGAAATCAAAGATGCGCTCTCCTATTTGCGCCTGATGGCCAACCGCAACGACGATGCTGCCTTTGAGCGTGTGGTGAATACGCCAACCCGCGGCATCGGCGATCGCACGCTTGACGTGGTACGCCAGACAGCCCGCGACCAGCAACTAACGCTGTGGCAATCTTGCCGCCTGCTGCTGCAGGAAAAAGCGCTGGCCGGTCGTGCAGCTTCGGCCCTGCAGCGCTTTATGGAGCTGATTGATGCGCTCGCCCATGAAACGGCGGATATGCCGCTGCATGTCCAGACCGACCGGGTGATTAAAGATTCCGGCCTGTTCATGATGTATGAGCAGGAAAAAGGCGAGAAAGGCCAGACCCGCATTGAGAACTTAGAGGAACTGGTAACGGCAACGCGCCAGTTCAGCTACAACGACGAAGATGAAGATTTAATGCCGCTGCAGGCGTTTCTCTCCCACGCCGCGCTGGAAGCGGGTGAAGGGCAGGCGGACACCTGGCAGGACGCGGTGCAGCTGATGACCCTGCACTCGGCGAAAGGCCTCGAATTCCCGCAGGTGTTTATCGTGGGAATGGAAGAGGGCATGTTCCCGAGCCAGATGTCCCTCGACGAGGGCGGGCGCCTGGAAGAAGAGCGCCGTCTGGCCTACGTCGGCGTCACCCGAGCGATGCAGAAGCTGACGCTGACCTACGCGGAAACACGTCGCCTGTACGGCAAAGAAGCCTACCATCGCCCTTCGCGTTTTATCGGCGAGCTGCCGGAAAACTGTGTGGAAGAGGTGCGTCTGCGCGCCAGCATCAGCCGCCCGGTCAGCCATCAGCGTATGGGCACGCCTATTGCGCAGAACGATTCGGGGTTTAGCCTGGGGCAGCGCGTACGTCATCCGAAATTTGGCGAAGGCACCATTGTGAATCTGGAAGGCAGCGGCGAGCACAGCCGTCTGCAGGTGGCGTTCCAGGGGCAGGGAATTAAGTGGTTGGTTGCCGCTTACGCTCGCTTAGAAACAGTGTAA
- the lptM gene encoding LPS translocon maturation chaperone LptM, which yields MKKIFCPLALALTLVSLTGCGLKGPLYFPPADKKATPTTHSATPEKPVQTAPVRNSRGIDDAPTQVVY from the coding sequence ATGAAGAAGATTTTCTGCCCTCTAGCTTTGGCACTGACGCTTGTAAGCCTTACCGGCTGTGGCCTGAAGGGGCCTCTTTATTTCCCTCCGGCCGATAAAAAAGCGACGCCGACTACCCATAGCGCAACCCCTGAAAAACCTGTCCAGACGGCACCGGTCCGCAACAGTCGCGGCATTGATGACGCACCGACTCAGGTTGTTTACTAG
- the yigB gene encoding 5-amino-6-(5-phospho-D-ribitylamino)uracil phosphatase YigB has translation MHFYRPLGQIAALTFDLDDTLYDNHPVIMRTTQESLAFVQRYHPKLSAFTARDFHRSREALRLKEPEIYHDVTEWRRRAVEQMMLDAGLSPEEAFSGADAAMENFAQWRSRIDVPQETHDTLAKLAKKWPLVAITNGNAEPHLFGLDNYFEFILRAGPDGRAKPFSDMYHTAAQRLGVPLEQILHVGDDLTTDVAGAVRCGMQACWINLREGDLMRIDDSRLLPHLEISRLASLTALI, from the coding sequence ATGCATTTTTACCGCCCACTCGGGCAAATTGCCGCCCTGACCTTCGACCTCGACGATACGCTTTATGATAACCATCCGGTGATTATGCGTACCACTCAGGAGTCTCTGGCCTTTGTGCAGAGATATCATCCGAAGCTTAGCGCCTTTACCGCACGGGACTTCCACCGCAGCCGGGAAGCGCTACGCCTGAAAGAGCCGGAAATCTATCATGACGTTACCGAATGGCGCCGTCGTGCCGTCGAGCAGATGATGCTGGATGCCGGGCTTAGCCCTGAAGAGGCTTTTTCCGGTGCCGACGCGGCGATGGAAAACTTTGCTCAGTGGCGTAGCCGCATCGACGTGCCGCAGGAAACGCACGACACGCTGGCAAAACTTGCGAAGAAATGGCCGCTGGTGGCAATCACCAACGGTAACGCAGAGCCGCACCTGTTTGGGCTGGATAACTACTTTGAATTTATTCTTCGCGCCGGGCCAGATGGTCGCGCTAAACCCTTCAGCGATATGTACCATACCGCTGCCCAGCGCTTAGGCGTTCCGCTGGAGCAAATCCTGCACGTAGGTGATGACCTGACTACTGACGTAGCAGGTGCGGTGCGCTGCGGTATGCAGGCCTGCTGGATTAACCTGCGTGAGGGCGACCTGATGCGAATCGATGACAGCCGTTTGCTGCCGCATCTCGAGATTTCGCGGTTGGCATCCCTGACCGCGCTGATATAA
- the recQ gene encoding ATP-dependent DNA helicase RecQ has product MAQAEVINQASLARQVLQETFGYQQFRPGQETIIDTVLEGRDCLVVMPTGGGKSLCYQIPALVFAGLTVVVSPLISLMKDQVDQLLANGVAAACLNSTQTREQQMEVMTGCRTGQIRLLYIAPERLMMDNFIDHLSHWQLSMVAVDEAHCISQWGHDFRPEYAALGQLRERLPAVPFVALTATADDTTRLDIVRLLGLNDPFIQISSFDRPNIRYMLMEKFKPLDQLTRYIQEQRGKSGIIYCNSRAKVEDIAARLQSKGISAGAYHAGLEHQVRGDVQEKFQRDDLQIVVATVAFGMGINKPNVRFVAHFDIPRNIESYYQETGRAGRDGLPAEAMLFYDPADMAWLRKCLEEKAPGQLQDIERHKLNAMGAFAEAQTCRRLVLLNYFGEGRQQACGNCDICLDPPRRYDGLMDAQKALSCIYRVGQRFGMGYVVEVLRGSNNQRIRDLGHDKLKIYGEGREHTTEHWVSVIRQLIHLGVVTQNIAAHSALQLTEAARPYLRGEEPLMLAVPRVVAIKPRASQKVFGGNYDRKLFAKLRKLRKSIADEENIPPYVVFNDATLIEMAEQMPLSPGEMLGINGVGTRKLERFGRPFMTMIRDHVDGVDEE; this is encoded by the coding sequence GTGGCACAGGCGGAAGTAATCAATCAGGCGTCGCTGGCGAGGCAGGTTCTGCAGGAAACCTTCGGGTACCAACAGTTCCGTCCGGGCCAGGAAACCATCATCGATACGGTGCTGGAGGGGCGTGACTGCCTGGTGGTGATGCCGACAGGCGGTGGTAAATCGCTGTGTTATCAAATTCCTGCGCTGGTGTTCGCCGGCCTGACCGTGGTGGTCTCCCCGCTGATATCCCTGATGAAAGACCAGGTGGATCAGCTGCTGGCGAACGGCGTGGCTGCCGCCTGCCTTAACTCGACCCAGACTCGCGAACAGCAGATGGAAGTGATGACCGGCTGCCGTACCGGGCAAATCCGCCTGCTGTATATCGCGCCTGAACGCCTGATGATGGATAACTTCATCGACCATCTCAGCCACTGGCAGCTTTCTATGGTTGCGGTGGATGAAGCGCACTGTATTTCGCAGTGGGGGCATGACTTCCGCCCGGAATATGCCGCTCTTGGCCAGCTTCGCGAACGGCTGCCTGCCGTCCCCTTTGTGGCATTAACGGCAACGGCTGACGACACCACGCGGCTTGATATTGTTCGCCTGCTGGGGCTTAACGATCCGTTTATACAAATCAGCAGTTTTGACCGGCCGAATATTCGCTACATGCTGATGGAGAAGTTTAAGCCGCTCGATCAGCTCACCCGCTACATTCAGGAACAGCGCGGTAAATCCGGGATTATCTACTGCAACAGCCGGGCAAAGGTTGAAGACATCGCCGCCCGCCTGCAAAGCAAAGGCATCAGCGCCGGCGCTTACCACGCGGGCCTGGAGCATCAGGTGCGCGGTGACGTACAGGAAAAATTCCAGCGCGATGACCTGCAAATTGTGGTGGCAACCGTCGCGTTTGGCATGGGTATTAACAAGCCGAACGTGCGTTTTGTCGCCCACTTCGATATCCCGCGCAACATCGAATCTTATTACCAGGAAACCGGCCGTGCCGGGCGCGACGGCCTGCCTGCAGAAGCGATGCTGTTTTACGATCCGGCGGATATGGCCTGGCTACGCAAATGCCTCGAAGAGAAAGCGCCGGGGCAGCTGCAGGACATCGAGCGCCACAAGCTCAATGCCATGGGAGCGTTTGCCGAAGCGCAAACCTGCCGCCGTCTGGTGCTGCTCAACTATTTCGGCGAAGGCCGGCAGCAGGCATGCGGCAACTGCGATATTTGTCTCGATCCGCCTCGTCGCTATGACGGGTTGATGGATGCACAAAAAGCACTTTCCTGCATTTACCGCGTCGGCCAGCGTTTTGGTATGGGCTACGTGGTTGAAGTGCTGCGCGGTTCTAATAATCAGCGTATTCGCGACCTCGGCCATGACAAGCTGAAGATTTACGGTGAAGGCCGCGAGCACACCACCGAGCATTGGGTCAGCGTGATTCGTCAGCTCATTCACCTTGGCGTGGTGACGCAAAATATTGCCGCACACTCGGCCCTCCAGCTTACGGAAGCGGCGCGTCCTTATCTGCGTGGCGAAGAGCCGCTCATGCTGGCGGTACCGCGCGTCGTGGCTATTAAGCCGCGCGCCAGCCAGAAAGTCTTTGGCGGCAATTACGATCGCAAACTGTTCGCCAAACTCAGGAAGCTGCGCAAGTCCATCGCTGACGAAGAAAACATTCCACCTTACGTGGTGTTCAACGATGCCACTCTGATTGAAATGGCCGAGCAGATGCCGCTGTCACCGGGTGAAATGCTGGGGATTAACGGCGTGGGCACGCGCAAGCTGGAGCGGTTTGGCCGCCCGTTCATGACGATGATTCGCGACCATGTCGACGGTGTGGATGAAGAGTAG
- the ysgD gene encoding YsgD/CorL family protein, protein MDTPSRCWLNNLSSRYNF, encoded by the coding sequence TTGGACACACCCAGTAGATGCTGGCTCAATAACCTGTCATCCAGGTACAACTTCTAA
- the pldA gene encoding phospholipase A: MLKPLGWGMAAMLPLTAFAQEATIDKIHDKPAVHGSIIANLLQEHDNPFTLYPYDTNYLLYTWTSDMNKEAISSYDWAHNARKDEVKFQLSLAFPLWRGILGDNSVLGASYTQKSWWQLSNRNESSPFRETNYEPQLFLGFATDTTFAGWTLRDVEFGYNHDSNGRSDPTSRGWNRLYTRLMAQNGNWQVEVKPWYVVGSVEDNPDIAKYMGYYQLKVGYALGEAIFSVKGQYNWNSGYGGAEFGVSYPISKNVRFYTQVYSGYGESLIDYNFNQTRVGVGVMLNDLF; the protein is encoded by the coding sequence ATGCTGAAACCTCTGGGGTGGGGAATGGCTGCGATGCTGCCTTTGACTGCCTTCGCACAAGAAGCGACTATCGATAAGATCCACGACAAGCCGGCCGTGCACGGCAGTATTATTGCCAACCTGCTGCAGGAACATGACAACCCGTTCACGCTGTACCCGTACGACACAAACTACCTGTTGTACACCTGGACCAGCGATATGAACAAAGAGGCGATTAGCTCTTATGACTGGGCGCACAATGCCCGCAAAGATGAAGTGAAGTTCCAGCTAAGCCTGGCGTTCCCGCTGTGGCGCGGCATTCTGGGGGATAACTCGGTGCTGGGCGCTTCCTACACTCAGAAATCCTGGTGGCAACTTTCTAATCGCAATGAATCCTCACCGTTTCGTGAAACCAACTATGAGCCTCAGCTGTTCCTCGGCTTTGCAACGGACACCACGTTTGCTGGCTGGACGCTAAGGGACGTCGAGTTTGGCTATAACCATGATTCGAATGGTCGCTCTGACCCGACTTCTCGCGGCTGGAACCGCCTTTACACCCGCCTGATGGCGCAGAACGGAAACTGGCAGGTTGAGGTGAAACCCTGGTATGTGGTTGGGAGCGTTGAAGATAACCCGGATATCGCCAAATACATGGGCTATTACCAGCTCAAAGTAGGCTACGCGCTGGGCGAGGCGATATTCAGCGTGAAGGGGCAGTATAACTGGAACAGCGGCTACGGCGGGGCAGAGTTTGGCGTGAGCTATCCGATCTCGAAAAACGTTCGCTTCTACACCCAGGTCTACAGCGGCTACGGCGAATCGCTCATCGATTACAACTTTAACCAGACACGAGTTGGCGTAGGCGTTATGCTAAACGATCTTTTCTAA